From a single Pirellulaceae bacterium genomic region:
- the rpmC gene encoding 50S ribosomal protein L29, which translates to MKLGDLREMSDEQLELTAKDAANQLFHLRVKAQTEKVKATSEKRRNRRMIARIRTLQTERIRRKSATA; encoded by the coding sequence ATGAAACTTGGTGACTTGCGCGAGATGAGTGACGAGCAGTTGGAACTGACGGCTAAGGATGCCGCCAATCAGTTGTTCCATTTGCGAGTCAAAGCACAGACGGAAAAGGTCAAGGCGACTTCCGAAAAGCGCCGCAACCGACGGATGATAGCGCGCATCCGTACCTTGCAAACCGAGCGCATTCGACGAAAGTCGGCGACGGCGTAG
- the rplP gene encoding 50S ribosomal protein L16, whose translation MALMPKRVMHRKSQRGRIKGSATRGNKVVFGDYGLQATQGGWIKARTIEAGRIAAQQYVRGEGRLYIRIFPDKPISSKPLETRMGKGKGEPEAWVAVIKPGTILYELAGVSEQQAKICFARLAAKLPLPVRLIRRRPA comes from the coding sequence ATGGCGCTGATGCCCAAGCGGGTAATGCATCGAAAAAGCCAAAGAGGGCGCATAAAAGGTAGTGCTACCCGGGGTAACAAAGTGGTCTTTGGTGACTACGGGTTGCAGGCGACTCAAGGCGGTTGGATCAAGGCGCGCACAATCGAAGCTGGCCGTATCGCGGCACAGCAGTACGTGCGCGGCGAAGGCCGATTGTATATCCGTATTTTCCCCGACAAGCCTATTTCCTCCAAGCCTTTGGAGACGCGCATGGGTAAGGGTAAGGGAGAGCCGGAAGCCTGGGTGGCTGTCATTAAGCCGGGCACGATTTTGTATGAGTTGGCAGGAGTATCCGAACAGCAGGCAAAGATTTGCTTCGCGCGTTTGGCTGCCAAGTTGCCATTGCCGGTTCGGCTCATTCGTCGTCGACCAGCTTAA
- the rpsC gene encoding 30S ribosomal protein S3 → MGQKVNPVGFRTGVVVGWKSRWYASKKEYAELLVEDQKIRHFVRNHPDPKFQSQYRSAGIDRIEIERTRDEVRVVLFVARPGLIIGKKGQEVEKLQEELQSLVGRRVNLKIEEIARPEIQARLVAEDIAQQLMKRANFRRTMKRALETTMDAGAKGIKVQLSGRLGGAEMARCEKASTGSLPLSTLQAKIDYGFAEASTPQGNLGVQVWINQGFYSGDSTDGADAQAGNASKKPKRAHKR, encoded by the coding sequence ATGGGTCAAAAGGTCAATCCAGTTGGTTTTCGAACCGGCGTGGTCGTTGGCTGGAAGAGCCGCTGGTATGCTTCTAAGAAGGAGTATGCCGAGCTGCTTGTTGAGGATCAGAAGATTCGACACTTCGTTCGCAATCATCCCGATCCTAAGTTCCAGTCGCAATATCGCAGCGCTGGCATCGATCGGATTGAGATTGAGCGTACGCGCGATGAAGTACGGGTAGTGCTGTTCGTGGCTCGGCCTGGACTGATTATTGGTAAGAAGGGTCAGGAAGTTGAGAAGCTGCAGGAAGAACTGCAGTCGCTGGTTGGACGGCGCGTCAATTTGAAGATCGAAGAGATTGCGCGACCTGAGATTCAGGCTCGGTTAGTGGCTGAGGATATCGCGCAGCAGTTGATGAAGCGTGCCAACTTCCGTCGAACAATGAAGCGGGCTCTGGAAACGACCATGGACGCTGGTGCCAAGGGAATCAAGGTTCAGTTGTCAGGGCGTTTGGGCGGAGCGGAAATGGCTCGCTGTGAAAAGGCTAGTACAGGATCGTTGCCCCTGAGCACATTGCAGGCAAAGATCGACTATGGATTCGCTGAGGCGTCCACGCCTCAAGGGAATCTGGGTGTTCAAGTGTGGATCAATCAAGGTTTTTACTCGGGAGACTCGACCGATGGCGCTGATGCCCAAGCGGGTAATGCATCGAAAAAGCCAAAGAGGGCGCATAAAAGGTAG
- the rplV gene encoding 50S ribosomal protein L22 codes for MSFRATHNYARISSRKVRPLADLVRGKFADEALDILKYQPQRGARMLEKVVRSAIGNAQDPEQNKGVTHNPERLVVVDARIDGGPMFKRIRPRARGMAFGILRRSSHITVVLKTIDELGSGLE; via the coding sequence ATGTCATTTCGAGCCACTCACAACTACGCTCGCATTAGCTCGCGAAAAGTGCGACCGCTGGCGGATTTGGTGCGCGGTAAGTTTGCCGACGAAGCCTTGGATATCCTGAAGTACCAGCCCCAGCGCGGCGCGAGAATGCTGGAGAAGGTGGTTCGTAGCGCCATCGGCAATGCGCAGGATCCTGAACAGAACAAGGGCGTCACGCATAATCCAGAGCGGCTGGTAGTGGTGGATGCTCGCATCGACGGTGGTCCGATGTTTAAGCGAATTCGACCGCGTGCGCGTGGCATGGCCTTTGGTATTTTGCGTCGTTCGTCGCACATTACCGTGGTGCTGAAGACCATTGATGAGCTAGGCAGTGGATTGGAATAG
- the rpsS gene encoding 30S ribosomal protein S19, whose amino-acid sequence MGRSTKKGPFVDPRLFGKVTAARDSRKDGEPITTWARRCTIVPEFVGMTFMVHNGKQHMRVFVTEDMVGHKLGEFAPTRTFRGHSGKGAKK is encoded by the coding sequence ATGGGACGCTCAACAAAAAAGGGGCCGTTCGTCGATCCGCGGTTGTTCGGCAAAGTAACCGCAGCGCGTGATTCGCGCAAAGATGGCGAACCGATTACGACCTGGGCTCGGCGCTGCACGATTGTGCCTGAGTTTGTTGGCATGACTTTCATGGTTCACAACGGCAAGCAGCACATGCGTGTCTTCGTGACCGAAGACATGGTGGGGCATAAGTTGGGCGAATTCGCTCCTACACGAACGTTTCGCGGTCACTCTGGAAAGGGTGCAAAGAAGTAG
- the rplB gene encoding 50S ribosomal protein L2, with the protein MGIRIYKPTSPGRRNASVSDFSELTPGAVPEKSLLIPRRKKGGRNNQGKITCRHRGGGHKQQYRLIDFKRNKDGVPAKVDSIQYDPNRSCRIALLVYADGHKSYVVAPDGLKAGETVQNGPDAPVKVGNCLPLKGIPPGTEVFCVEMQPGRGGVLCRSAGTLAVLMAREADWAQLQMPSGEIRRVPSGCRATIGKASNPDHSAVVIGKAGRNRWKGRRPHVRGTAMNPIDHPHGGGEGRTKGGRNPVTPQGKPTKGGSTRARRKPSNSAIVRRRRSRRYGQLKLR; encoded by the coding sequence ATGGGAATACGAATTTACAAGCCGACGAGCCCTGGGCGGCGCAACGCATCGGTCAGCGATTTTTCGGAGCTGACGCCCGGTGCGGTGCCTGAAAAGTCGTTGTTGATTCCTCGTCGCAAGAAAGGTGGCCGCAATAATCAAGGCAAGATCACCTGTCGTCATCGTGGAGGCGGTCATAAGCAGCAGTATCGGCTAATCGACTTCAAGCGGAATAAGGATGGCGTGCCTGCCAAGGTTGATTCGATTCAATATGACCCGAATCGCTCGTGCCGTATCGCGTTGTTGGTCTACGCCGATGGGCACAAGTCCTATGTGGTCGCTCCCGATGGGCTCAAGGCTGGCGAGACGGTTCAGAATGGTCCGGATGCGCCGGTTAAGGTTGGTAACTGTTTGCCGCTCAAGGGGATTCCGCCAGGCACTGAAGTGTTTTGTGTTGAAATGCAGCCCGGTCGTGGTGGCGTTTTGTGTCGTAGCGCCGGTACGTTGGCGGTCTTGATGGCCCGCGAAGCAGATTGGGCTCAATTGCAGATGCCCAGCGGCGAAATTCGCCGTGTGCCCAGCGGTTGTCGAGCGACAATCGGCAAGGCAAGTAATCCTGATCATAGTGCTGTTGTGATTGGTAAGGCCGGACGAAATCGTTGGAAGGGCCGTCGACCTCACGTTCGTGGTACTGCGATGAATCCAATCGATCACCCGCACGGTGGCGGTGAAGGCCGAACCAAGGGGGGGCGCAATCCGGTGACTCCGCAAGGCAAGCCGACCAAAGGTGGTTCGACTCGCGCCCGTCGCAAGCCGTCCAACTCGGCCATTGTTCGTCGTCGCCGTTCGCGACGGTATGGCCAGTTGAAGCTTCGCTAG
- the rplW gene encoding 50S ribosomal protein L23: MAEVEAGVGLKLESHQVIVRPLVTEKGMHRATRNNHYAFEIHPLATKTDVRRAVEELFNVKVDKVMTQNRKGKSRRYRHRAGQTSNWKKAIVKLNSEHRIDFF, translated from the coding sequence ATGGCTGAAGTAGAGGCTGGTGTTGGATTGAAGCTGGAGTCGCATCAGGTGATTGTGCGCCCGCTGGTGACCGAAAAGGGGATGCACCGCGCGACTCGCAACAATCATTACGCGTTTGAGATTCATCCGCTGGCGACCAAGACGGACGTGCGTCGCGCGGTTGAGGAGTTGTTCAATGTGAAGGTAGACAAGGTGATGACGCAAAATCGCAAGGGTAAGTCTCGGCGATACCGTCACCGGGCTGGCCAGACCAGCAACTGGAAGAAGGCGATTGTGAAGCTGAATTCGGAGCATCGCATCGACTTCTTCTAA
- the rplD gene encoding 50S ribosomal protein L4 → MVTLPVYDQKGAQVGQVEVDPASIAPKISKQLLHDAVVMYLANQRQGTKKTKARGEVSGSTRKLYRQKGTGNARVGSRRAPQRRGGGHAMQLRPRSFYYRMPKKAIRAATRMAIASKIHDGELVVVDKLDMSAPKTKEFAATLKALGLAGMSTIVATDGYLTNVYLSARNVPGVGVAPVADLNALAVLRPRRMLVTKAALELIKNS, encoded by the coding sequence ATGGTTACTTTGCCAGTTTATGATCAGAAGGGCGCGCAGGTCGGTCAGGTCGAGGTTGATCCGGCTTCGATTGCGCCCAAGATCAGTAAGCAGCTCTTGCACGATGCGGTTGTAATGTATCTGGCCAATCAGCGCCAGGGTACCAAGAAAACCAAGGCTCGCGGCGAGGTTTCTGGGTCGACGCGCAAGCTGTATCGTCAAAAGGGGACGGGTAACGCTCGCGTGGGTAGCCGTCGGGCGCCGCAGCGTCGCGGTGGTGGTCATGCTATGCAGCTCCGGCCGCGATCGTTTTACTATCGTATGCCTAAGAAGGCGATTCGAGCTGCCACGCGGATGGCGATCGCTAGCAAGATTCACGACGGTGAGCTGGTGGTGGTCGACAAGTTGGATATGTCAGCTCCGAAGACCAAGGAGTTTGCTGCCACGCTCAAGGCGCTGGGGTTGGCCGGCATGTCGACCATTGTGGCGACTGATGGCTACTTGACCAATGTGTATCTGAGTGCTCGCAATGTTCCGGGAGTGGGTGTGGCTCCGGTGGCGGATTTGAACGCTTTGGCTGTGCTTCGCCCGCGTCGGATGCTGGTCACTAAAGCGGCGCTGGAACTGATTAAGAATTCGTAG
- the rplC gene encoding 50S ribosomal protein L3, giving the protein MAKGILGRKVGTTQIFQEDGTAVPVTVLEVGPCHVLQVRTVDRDGYEAVQLGFSDKPRRLSSRSERGHVAAISSKRSARVTAVGGVAASSKADCEPQRFVRELRGATELQVGGTVTAAVLEGVKAVDVIGTTRGRGYSGVMKRHNFAGQRATHGVKKCHRHPGGTSMNTYPGRTFKGKKMAGQYGAARSTARNLKVVKVDAENNLLLVCGAVPGPKGAYVVVKETNKVG; this is encoded by the coding sequence ATGGCTAAGGGCATACTCGGCCGTAAGGTCGGCACAACGCAGATTTTCCAGGAAGACGGCACCGCCGTTCCGGTTACTGTTCTTGAGGTTGGTCCCTGCCATGTTCTTCAGGTGCGCACCGTTGATCGCGATGGCTATGAAGCGGTTCAGCTCGGGTTTTCCGATAAGCCTCGCAGGCTAAGTAGTCGTTCTGAGCGAGGTCATGTGGCTGCTATTAGCAGCAAGCGTAGTGCTCGAGTTACGGCTGTTGGTGGCGTGGCAGCATCATCCAAGGCCGATTGTGAGCCTCAGCGGTTTGTTCGCGAGTTGCGCGGTGCGACCGAGTTGCAGGTTGGCGGAACGGTAACTGCCGCTGTGCTGGAAGGCGTCAAGGCGGTGGATGTTATTGGGACGACCCGTGGTCGAGGCTATTCGGGCGTCATGAAGCGACATAATTTTGCTGGTCAGCGTGCTACGCACGGTGTTAAGAAGTGTCACCGCCATCCGGGTGGTACGAGTATGAATACTTATCCCGGCCGTACCTTTAAGGGTAAGAAGATGGCTGGGCAGTACGGGGCCGCGCGGTCGACGGCTCGAAACTTGAAGGTTGTCAAGGTCGATGCTGAGAACAATTTGCTGTTAGTTTGCGGCGCTGTGCCGGGCCCAAAGGGCGCGTATGTGGTTGTCAAGGAAACGAATAAGGTTGGTTAG
- the rpsJ gene encoding 30S ribosomal protein S10, with protein MSSSSHEVIRIRMEAYDHTVLDQSAAEIVDTAKRTHSEVHGPIPLPTRIERYTVLSGPHIDKKARQQFEIRTHKRLIDIRQATAKTIEALNKLSLPAGVDIKIKATAR; from the coding sequence GTGTCGTCTAGTTCGCATGAAGTTATCCGCATCCGTATGGAAGCTTACGATCACACGGTACTGGATCAAAGTGCCGCAGAAATCGTGGATACGGCCAAGCGAACTCACTCCGAAGTTCACGGGCCTATTCCGCTGCCAACGCGAATTGAGCGATACACGGTTCTGTCTGGCCCTCACATTGACAAGAAGGCTCGGCAGCAGTTTGAAATCCGGACGCACAAGCGCCTGATCGACATTCGTCAGGCTACGGCCAAGACCATCGAGGCTCTAAACAAGCTGAGTTTGCCCGCGGGTGTTGATATCAAGATTAAGGCGACCGCTCGCTAG
- a CDS encoding Gfo/Idh/MocA family oxidoreductase — protein sequence MSRHISRRSAIQQVAIWGGAAGVATQLLPTNRILGSNDRIGVGMIGVRNQGSGNLKRFQQAGADIVAICDVDSAVAAAATKLVKGPAPKLLSDYRKLLDDPAIDAVVITVPDHWHALMTIHACQAGKDVYCEKPLTLTIAEGRKMVAAARTHQRIVQTGSQQRSSSEFWRACMLVRNGHIGTVAEVRVGLPGCNHPGPLGLDSLPPPELDYERWLGPAPQRPYNSLRVHYNFRFWWDYSGGQMTNFGAHHLDIAQWALGMDDSGPVAVDGVAGFHPERVHEVTESIRLTYAYANGVRLICGQGQKDIQSGIRFIGTRGEIYVNRGKLRTNPEDLTTLPLDDQPVQLYSSHDHTRNFLECMRSRQLPICDVEIGHRSATVCHLGNIVARLGRGVQWDPASETIVGDADAQAMTDRPYRVGY from the coding sequence ATGTCCAGACATATTTCCAGGCGCTCTGCAATTCAGCAGGTCGCAATTTGGGGCGGTGCCGCTGGTGTGGCTACCCAGTTGCTACCCACCAACCGCATTCTTGGTTCTAATGATCGCATTGGCGTGGGAATGATTGGCGTTCGCAATCAAGGAAGCGGCAATTTGAAGCGGTTTCAGCAGGCTGGTGCCGATATCGTGGCCATTTGCGATGTGGACTCTGCTGTGGCTGCAGCAGCCACGAAACTGGTCAAAGGGCCGGCCCCCAAGCTACTGAGCGACTACCGAAAACTACTGGACGATCCAGCCATCGACGCCGTGGTGATCACCGTGCCCGATCACTGGCATGCGTTGATGACCATTCATGCTTGCCAAGCGGGCAAAGATGTATATTGCGAAAAGCCCCTGACGCTAACCATCGCTGAAGGACGGAAGATGGTGGCTGCGGCTCGGACCCATCAACGCATCGTACAGACCGGTTCCCAGCAGCGATCATCCAGTGAGTTTTGGCGGGCCTGCATGTTGGTTCGCAACGGCCACATCGGAACAGTCGCAGAAGTTCGCGTTGGCCTTCCGGGCTGTAATCATCCGGGTCCCTTGGGGCTGGATAGCTTGCCGCCACCCGAGTTAGATTATGAACGCTGGCTGGGGCCGGCGCCCCAACGCCCCTACAACAGCCTACGCGTTCACTACAATTTTCGCTTTTGGTGGGATTACTCCGGCGGGCAGATGACCAACTTCGGCGCGCACCATTTGGATATTGCTCAGTGGGCGTTGGGCATGGATGACAGCGGGCCGGTTGCCGTGGATGGTGTAGCGGGCTTTCATCCCGAGCGGGTGCATGAAGTCACTGAGTCGATTCGGCTGACCTATGCTTATGCCAATGGCGTCAGGCTGATCTGCGGCCAAGGACAAAAAGATATTCAATCCGGAATTCGATTCATCGGAACTCGGGGGGAAATCTACGTCAATCGCGGTAAGCTCAGAACCAATCCTGAAGACCTGACAACGCTACCGCTGGATGACCAGCCGGTCCAGTTGTACTCGAGCCACGATCATACGCGAAATTTCTTAGAGTGCATGCGCAGTCGCCAACTGCCGATATGCGATGTGGAAATTGGCCACCGCTCAGCCACCGTATGCCACCTGGGTAACATCGTGGCGCGGCTAGGTCGTGGTGTGCAGTGGGATCCGGCTTCCGAAACGATTGTTGGCGACGCAGACGCTCAAGCCATGACCGACCGCCCCTACCGCGTAGGGTATTGA
- a CDS encoding PQQ-like beta-propeller repeat protein, translating to MSDKAQPSKSFFRRFLIPIVLIDTLIVIEIINWSTNITSEVLMPQFGAAAQTVLGRMVAFLFGGLLLLWLLFTRQVGRKPKAIVFGCVALIAAGLAASIRTIENTGDNGMVIHYRWQPTPEQRLASYQRSASKESPPAIPLDPSAPQMTNFLGPARDGIIPGRLLNSNLSQTAPRELWRRPMGGGYAACVLAGGVAVTIDQRGEEEVVVALDLKTGQDRWTRGYAGHFIESMGGNGPRATPTIAGDEVFALGASGLLVALDLATGNEKWKTNILEDAGAQNIKWGMCGAPLVTADKVIVNPGGAKDSGLVAYDRATGQKRWSGGGSEAGYASPVLGTIHGSQQVVIFDAVGVAGHDLENGAELWRFSFPTFNGINCGQPLVLPDNRVFISAGYDAGSVLLQIGHEGDQWTVAPVWRSKRLKCKMGTVIVHEGFAYGLDDGILCCVDMNNGERKWKSGRYGHGQILLRGTTLVIQAESGDLVLVAAEPERHRELAKIPMLPGGKTWNAPALADNLLLLRNHFEAVLLEMPVAEQAEPL from the coding sequence ATGTCCGACAAGGCTCAACCGTCGAAGTCGTTTTTTCGTCGCTTTCTGATACCCATCGTATTGATCGATACGCTGATCGTAATCGAGATCATCAACTGGTCGACCAACATCACCAGCGAAGTGCTGATGCCACAGTTTGGCGCTGCGGCCCAGACGGTGTTGGGGCGAATGGTCGCCTTCTTGTTCGGAGGTCTGCTACTGTTGTGGCTGTTGTTCACACGACAGGTTGGCCGCAAGCCAAAGGCGATTGTCTTTGGCTGTGTAGCGCTGATTGCGGCGGGGTTAGCGGCCAGCATTCGCACGATTGAAAACACGGGCGACAACGGCATGGTGATCCACTATCGCTGGCAACCCACACCAGAACAACGATTGGCTAGTTATCAGCGGTCCGCAAGTAAGGAATCACCGCCGGCGATACCTCTGGACCCCAGCGCTCCACAGATGACCAACTTTCTGGGACCGGCCCGCGATGGCATTATACCTGGGCGACTGCTCAATAGTAACTTGAGTCAAACCGCGCCGCGCGAGCTGTGGCGCCGACCCATGGGAGGTGGCTATGCGGCGTGCGTACTGGCGGGCGGCGTGGCGGTGACGATCGATCAGCGCGGCGAAGAAGAGGTTGTTGTCGCACTTGATTTGAAGACCGGTCAAGATCGATGGACACGGGGTTATGCCGGTCACTTCATCGAGTCCATGGGAGGCAACGGACCGCGGGCAACTCCAACCATCGCCGGGGACGAAGTGTTTGCGCTCGGAGCCAGCGGCCTGCTGGTGGCTTTGGATTTGGCCACAGGCAACGAGAAGTGGAAGACCAATATTCTCGAAGACGCCGGCGCTCAGAACATCAAATGGGGAATGTGCGGCGCTCCACTGGTCACTGCCGATAAAGTTATCGTCAACCCAGGCGGAGCGAAAGATTCGGGATTAGTTGCCTACGATCGCGCCACGGGACAGAAGCGTTGGAGCGGCGGAGGCAGCGAAGCCGGCTACGCCAGTCCCGTGTTAGGCACCATACACGGAAGCCAGCAAGTGGTCATCTTTGATGCTGTTGGCGTGGCTGGGCATGATCTTGAAAACGGCGCAGAACTGTGGCGATTTTCGTTTCCAACGTTCAACGGTATCAACTGCGGCCAGCCATTGGTCTTGCCCGACAATCGCGTGTTCATCTCCGCAGGTTATGACGCGGGAAGCGTCCTCCTGCAAATCGGCCATGAGGGAGACCAGTGGACGGTAGCTCCGGTGTGGCGCAGCAAGCGACTGAAGTGCAAAATGGGAACCGTCATCGTGCATGAAGGTTTTGCCTATGGGCTGGACGACGGCATTTTGTGCTGCGTGGATATGAACAACGGCGAGCGGAAATGGAAGTCGGGTCGCTACGGCCATGGGCAAATTTTGCTTCGTGGCACGACGTTGGTGATTCAGGCCGAGTCCGGGGACTTGGTGCTGGTAGCGGCTGAGCCAGAACGCCATCGAGAGCTGGCCAAGATACCGATGTTGCCAGGTGGAAAGACGTGGAATGCACCGGCGCTGGCAGACAACCTGCTCTTGCTACGCAATCACTTTGAGGCTGTACTCTTGGAAATGCCGGTGGCCGAACAGGCGGAACCACTCTAG
- a CDS encoding LptE family protein: MVLAPWSLSAALTLALGGLCGCATYQFGTASLYQPNIRTIHVPMVRNDTFRHEIGGQLTEALIRSIELRTPYKVVADPNADSTLTCRVSNQAKRVVAENAFDEPRVLNSTVSVELTWTDRRGNLLLTNRFVPAGELAFYFIQGANFVPEGGQSMGTAHHQAVEQLAEQIVSQMESRW; the protein is encoded by the coding sequence CTGGTGCTTGCGCCGTGGAGCCTTAGTGCCGCTTTGACACTTGCACTGGGGGGCCTGTGCGGTTGCGCTACTTACCAATTTGGTACGGCGTCGCTGTATCAGCCCAATATTCGGACGATCCACGTGCCCATGGTTCGCAACGACACGTTTCGCCACGAGATAGGCGGACAATTGACCGAAGCGCTCATTCGATCGATCGAGCTGCGCACACCCTACAAAGTAGTGGCCGATCCCAATGCGGATAGCACGCTCACCTGTCGCGTTTCCAATCAAGCCAAACGCGTGGTTGCTGAGAATGCATTTGACGAGCCACGAGTGCTCAATTCGACTGTCAGCGTCGAGCTGACTTGGACTGATCGACGCGGCAATCTGCTGCTGACCAATCGATTTGTGCCTGCTGGCGAATTGGCTTTTTACTTCATCCAAGGCGCAAATTTTGTTCCTGAAGGCGGCCAAAGCATGGGGACCGCGCACCATCAGGCCGTAGAACAACTGGCCGAGCAAATCGTTAGCCAAATGGAGTCTCGCTGGTAA
- the bamD gene encoding outer membrane protein assembly factor BamD, which translates to MNDCCQPMQYPSDALTAMATRGQRLRHCIFTAVAMFGPLAGCSTLTSWNKADRDYDATKRAIGGQYGDGIFRPEGKTAEEGSSVKLLNRFGLTSKSRKDIEAARKAYDEGNQAFAAAKELTGRQRRDAFLAAATHYKKAAQNWQSSQLEQDALLMQAECQFFAEDYYRAEHTYAKLVKEYPRNPYLDQIDARRFEIADYWLKYNAADPKPFVVVNFTDNKRPWNDTAGHGKRVLENLRLDNPIGKVSDDATMRLATNYFEKEDYESAAATFGELRMTYPDSPHQFKAQYLELQSLLLSYMGPEYSDSPLIEADKRAKAIVRLFPQEANERQLELREAMVKINYLMAERQWRSAEYRFLQGENRSARMYLQQLLDDYPDTPFAEQAREKLAELNGKPDRPPQRFTPLIKLLRADADDRTWSKPDVEATQ; encoded by the coding sequence GTAGCAATGTTTGGCCCGCTAGCCGGTTGTAGCACATTGACTTCATGGAACAAAGCTGACCGTGACTACGATGCAACCAAGCGCGCGATTGGTGGCCAATATGGCGATGGCATTTTTCGCCCTGAAGGCAAAACGGCCGAAGAGGGCAGCTCGGTCAAACTGCTGAATCGATTTGGCCTGACAAGCAAATCGCGCAAAGATATTGAGGCCGCACGCAAGGCGTACGATGAAGGCAACCAAGCGTTTGCTGCTGCCAAGGAGTTGACGGGCAGGCAACGTCGTGACGCATTTCTCGCCGCTGCGACCCACTACAAGAAGGCTGCCCAAAACTGGCAAAGTTCGCAGCTCGAACAGGACGCCCTGCTCATGCAAGCCGAGTGCCAATTCTTCGCAGAAGATTATTACCGAGCCGAACACACCTACGCCAAACTGGTCAAGGAATATCCGCGCAATCCCTATTTGGATCAGATCGACGCTAGACGCTTTGAGATTGCCGACTACTGGCTGAAATACAATGCTGCCGATCCCAAGCCATTTGTGGTAGTGAATTTCACCGATAACAAGCGGCCGTGGAACGATACTGCGGGCCACGGTAAACGCGTTCTGGAAAACCTGCGACTGGACAACCCCATCGGCAAGGTGAGCGACGACGCGACGATGCGACTGGCGACCAACTACTTTGAGAAAGAGGACTACGAATCGGCGGCAGCAACTTTCGGCGAGTTGCGGATGACCTACCCTGACAGTCCGCATCAGTTCAAAGCTCAATATCTTGAATTGCAGAGCCTGTTGCTGTCCTACATGGGCCCCGAGTACTCCGACTCGCCGCTGATCGAAGCCGACAAGCGTGCCAAGGCGATTGTGCGTCTGTTTCCTCAAGAGGCCAACGAAAGGCAGTTGGAACTGCGCGAAGCCATGGTCAAGATCAATTACTTAATGGCCGAGCGACAGTGGCGCAGCGCTGAATATCGCTTCCTGCAAGGCGAAAACCGGTCGGCGCGAATGTACTTGCAGCAGTTGCTGGACGATTACCCAGACACGCCGTTTGCCGAGCAGGCTCGTGAGAAACTGGCGGAACTGAATGGTAAACCCGATCGACCTCCTCAACGATTCACACCGCTGATCAAATTGTTACGGGCCGACGCCGACGATCGTACCTGGAGTAAACCTGACGTTGAAGCAACTCAGTAG